A segment of the bacterium genome:
GGCTTCGAGCAGCACTCTGTTGCGAATACGAGGCCGGAGTCCGCGGTCCGTCACGACATCCACCTTGCAGCCGAGCAGTTCGCTGAGATCAAGCATCAGACCCGCGTGGTCCAGAAGACTCCGGCCGGGCTCAAACTCCACCAGGATGTCGACGTCGCTGTCGGGCCCGGCTTCACCGCGCGCAACCGAGCCGAAGATACGCACGTTCCGGGCACCGCGCTTCCGGGCTACGGCCAGAATCTCGGCCCGCCTGGACAGGAGCGTTTCTTTGGTGATGCACTGGGTCGCCACAAACCGAGGATAACGCGTCCCGAAGTGTTGTCAAGAAACAACAGAAGGCACTGCAAACTCTAGACTGCAGATTGCAGATTGACGCGGCCATGGGCCGCGAGTTTCCAGGTTCCGGTAGCCACTTCCCAGTTTCGGGCCTGGACTTCCGGCGTGGCCGTCGGCCGTGAGCTGTAAGCCCTCGGCCTTCCACCTCCGCCGGTTTGGCAGATCCCACCTGCCCATCCAACCCATTGCGGGTGTCGGCTGATTCGGGCCGCCTGTCGGTCGTCGGCCGATAGATGAAGGACGGGCGCGAACGCCCGCCCTTGGTCATGATGGACTTGTGTTGCTACTTGTCGGCGTTGCCGGTCATGATCTCGACCGCCTTCTTCACTTCATCGACCGAGGCACCGTCTTCAAGTGTGGTCAGGTCGCCCATCTTGGCGCCTTCGGTGATGCCCTTGAGCACACGGCGCATGACTTTGCCCGAGCGGGTCTTGGGCAGCATCTTCACGAACTGGACGTCGCGGGGCGCGGCAATCGCACCGATCTTCTCTCGGACGAGATTGATGATCGACTTGCGGGTGGCGTCGCTCGGTTCCTGTCCCTGCTTCAGGACCACGAAGCCCACGACCGCCTGCCCCTTCAGCTCGTCGGCCACGCCGACCGCGCTGGCTTCAGCCACGGCCGGATGCCCTGAGATGACTTCCTCAACTTCGCGGGTGCCCAGCCGGTGCCCGGCGATGTTGATGACCTCGTCGGCCCGGCCCAAGACCCAGAAGTAGCCTTCCTCGTCGCGAATGGCGTAGTCGCCAGTGTAGAAGAGCGACTTGTTCTGGAAGTGCTTCCAGTAGGTCTGGACGTATCGGTCGTCGTCGCCCCAAAGAGTAAGGAACGTACCGGCGGGCAGCGGCGGTCGCGCCACCAAGAGCCCGCGTGTCCCAAACGGGACTTCGTCCCCGTTCTCGTTGACAACAATCAGGTCCCAGCCGTACACGGCCTTGGTGGGTGAGCCCGGTTTGAAGGGCAGCATTTCGACCCCGGGCATGTTGGAAAGCATGGGCCAGCCCGATTCGGTCTGCCAGTAGTGGTCGATGACCGGCTTCTTCAGCGCATCCTTGGCCCAACGCCAGGTCGGCTCGTCCAGCGGCTCGCCGGCAAGGAAGATGTAGCGCAGGGCCGACAGGTCGTGTTTCTCGAACCAGTCCGAAGGGAACTTGCGCAGCATCCGCATCGCGGTCGGCGCCGAGAACATCACGTTCACCTTGTGCTTCTCGCACACTTGCCACCAGATTCCCGGGTCGGGAAAGTCCGGAGTACCCTCATACACGACAGTGGTCAGCCCGGCCAGCAGCGGCGCGTAACAGACGTAGCTGTGCCCGACGGTCCACCCGAAGTCCGACGTGGAGAAGTAGACGTCGCCCGGCTTCGTGCCGTAAATCAGCGGCATCGAGGACGCGAGCGCGGTCATGTGGCCGCCGCTATCGCGCACCACGCCCTTGGGCTTCCCGGTCGTGCCGGACGTGTACAGAAGATACAGCGGGTGGCTCGACTCGACCGGCACGCAATCGACCTTCGCCCCGCGGTGCTTGGCCATCTCTTCGGACCAGAGCTTGTCCCGACCTTCAACCCGGTTCCACTTGCCGAGTCCCCGGTCAAAGACGATGACGACCGGCACCTTGTTTTTGGCGAGTTCGAGCGCCTTGTCCGCGATGCCCTTCAGGTCAACCGTCTTCTGCTTACGCTTACCCGCGTCGGCGCAGACGACAAGCTTCACTCCCGCGTCGTCAATCCGGTCGGCCAGCGACTCGGTGCTGAAGCCGGCAAATACCACGGCATGGGGCGCGCCGATTCGGGCGCACGCCAGCATCGCCACCATCGTCTCCGGCACCATCGGCAGGTAGATGAGAACGCGGTCGCCCTTCGTGACGCCGTGTTCCTGCAGGACAGCAGCAAACGCGCTGACCTCATCGAGCAGTTCGCGGTAGGTGATCTTCCGGCACAGGCCGGTTTCCGGGCTTTCCCAGATAACCGCGACGCGGTCGCCGGCGCCGGCGAGCACGTGCCGGTCAACCGCGTTGTAGCACACGTTAGTCAGCCCGCCGGTGAAGTAGCGGTAGAAGGGCTCGTTCGACCGGTCGAGCACTGTGTCCCATTTCCGGAACCAGTGCAGCTTCTCGGCCTGCTCGGCCCAGAACTCGTCCGGGTTTGCGAGCGCGCGCTTGGTGATTTCTGCGTATTTGCCGGTCACTAATCCTCCTGCCGATTGAATGCTTGTCGGTCTTCGCTGAAGCCGCCCTCGGGCGGCGCTGAACTACCCCAAACCCGACATTGAACCACTAAGACACAAAGCACACGAAGCAGACAAGATCGATTCCGTTCCCCACCCTCTTTGTGACTTTGTGCCTTTGTGGTGAGCTTCTATGTCGGATTCAGGGACCTAGATGGGCTCGATGATGACTAGCGGCTGGCCGTATTCGACCGACTCGCCGTCATCAACCAGGATATCGACTACCCTGCACTTCTTCTCCGCCTGAATCTCGTTCATGAGCTTCATCGCCTCGACGATACAGAGCGTCTGCCCCGGGTCCACCGTATCGCCCTTCTTGATGAACGGCGGAGATTCGGGCCTGGACCTGATGTAGAAGGTCCCGACCATGGGCGATGTCACTTCTTCAGTATTGGCAGCAGACGTCGCTGCTGGCGGCGGCTGCGCCGGCGCGGGCGCCGACTGAACCACGGGTTCCGGCGCGGACTGCGCCGCGACCTGAGCCGGTTCGCCGACGGATTGCGAGGCCGGAGCTGCATGCTTCGCCGCTGCCGGACTTCCCTCTCCGGAGCCACGCCTGATTCTCACCTTCTCGTCCTCGTGTTCCCACTCGAAGTCGGTTACCGAGTGGGTGGCAACAATCTCAATCAGGCCGCGCAATCGCTTCACCTGCGGGTCCTCGGGCGGGGAGCTTACAGCTTGCAGCTTACCGCTTACAGCCTCCGGACTCCGACTGTTAGCTGCTAGCTGTCGGCTGTCGGCTGTCTTTGCCGGCTCCGGCGCGGTCGGGTTCTTACGCCACTGGAAGAACTTGAGCGCAACCTCGGGGAATATCGCGTAGGAGATGTAGTCCGCCTCGTTCTTGACCAGGTCCTTGCTCAATTCCTTGCGCGCCCGGGGCATGCCCGGTTCAAGCGTGTCAGCGGGCCTGCCCGTTATCGGCTTCTCGTCGCCGAGTATCTTCAGGGCCACTGCTTCTCTTATCGGCGCCGGAGCGCGGCCGTACAAACCCTTCACATAGTCCTTGGTCTCACGGGTCACCCGCTTGTACCGCTCGCCGGCCAGCACGTTGTGCACGGCCTGCACGCCCACGATCTGGCTGGTCGGCGTCACGAGCGGCGGGTACCCGAGGTCCTCACGCACGCGCGGCACCTCTTCCAGCACCTCATGGAGCCGATCCTCGGCCTTCTGTTCCTTGAGTTGGGACCGCAGGTTCGAAGCCATCCCGCCCGGAATCTGGTGAATGATGACCATCGAGTCGATGATCTTGGGTAGCGTGACGCACTGGTCGGTCGTGACCTTGTCGAAGTGCGTCTCGACTATCTCCATCTCAGCCATGTTGAGCTTCGGGTCGCGCGGCGTCCCGGCAAAGGTGGCTGCCATGGTCTCGCCCGCAGGCTGCGACGTCATGCACGCCAGCGGCGCGGCCGCCGTGTCAATCACATCGACGCCGGCCTCTGCCGCCTTGAGATACGCCGCTACAGCCATGCCGCTCGACGCATGGCAGTGGAGCTGCACCGGCAGGCCGATGGTCTCTTTGAGCGCCTTAACTAGGTCGTACGCCATCGTGGGTGAGATAATCCCGGCCATGTCCTTGATGCAGATGGAGTCGATGCCCATC
Coding sequences within it:
- a CDS encoding nucleotidyltransferase family protein, with protein sequence MATQCITKETLLSRRAEILAVARKRGARNVRIFGSVARGEAGPDSDVDILVEFEPGRSLLDHAGLMLDLSELLGCKVDVVTDRGLRPRIRNRVLLEAVPL
- the acs gene encoding acetate--CoA ligase, which produces MTGKYAEITKRALANPDEFWAEQAEKLHWFRKWDTVLDRSNEPFYRYFTGGLTNVCYNAVDRHVLAGAGDRVAVIWESPETGLCRKITYRELLDEVSAFAAVLQEHGVTKGDRVLIYLPMVPETMVAMLACARIGAPHAVVFAGFSTESLADRIDDAGVKLVVCADAGKRKQKTVDLKGIADKALELAKNKVPVVIVFDRGLGKWNRVEGRDKLWSEEMAKHRGAKVDCVPVESSHPLYLLYTSGTTGKPKGVVRDSGGHMTALASSMPLIYGTKPGDVYFSTSDFGWTVGHSYVCYAPLLAGLTTVVYEGTPDFPDPGIWWQVCEKHKVNVMFSAPTAMRMLRKFPSDWFEKHDLSALRYIFLAGEPLDEPTWRWAKDALKKPVIDHYWQTESGWPMLSNMPGVEMLPFKPGSPTKAVYGWDLIVVNENGDEVPFGTRGLLVARPPLPAGTFLTLWGDDDRYVQTYWKHFQNKSLFYTGDYAIRDEEGYFWVLGRADEVINIAGHRLGTREVEEVISGHPAVAEASAVGVADELKGQAVVGFVVLKQGQEPSDATRKSIINLVREKIGAIAAPRDVQFVKMLPKTRSGKVMRRVLKGITEGAKMGDLTTLEDGASVDEVKKAVEIMTGNADK
- the accB gene encoding acetyl-CoA carboxylase biotin carboxyl carrier protein; this encodes MAKDNKPMPADGPDSSSFPPIQFTDTTLRDAHQSLWATRMKISDMLPVLEHLDKVGYWSLEMWGGATFDVCLRYLNEDPWERLSEIRKRVKHTRLQMLLRGQNVVGYKNYPDDVLEEFVAESAERGLDVYRVFDALNDARNLERAIEYVKKAGKHAQGTLCYAISPVHTIDYYLARAHEQQEMGIDSICIKDMAGIISPTMAYDLVKALKETIGLPVQLHCHASSGMAVAAYLKAAEAGVDVIDTAAAPLACMTSQPAGETMAATFAGTPRDPKLNMAEMEIVETHFDKVTTDQCVTLPKIIDSMVIIHQIPGGMASNLRSQLKEQKAEDRLHEVLEEVPRVREDLGYPPLVTPTSQIVGVQAVHNVLAGERYKRVTRETKDYVKGLYGRAPAPIREAVALKILGDEKPITGRPADTLEPGMPRARKELSKDLVKNEADYISYAIFPEVALKFFQWRKNPTAPEPAKTADSRQLAANSRSPEAVSGKLQAVSSPPEDPQVKRLRGLIEIVATHSVTDFEWEHEDEKVRIRRGSGEGSPAAAKHAAPASQSVGEPAQVAAQSAPEPVVQSAPAPAQPPPAATSAANTEEVTSPMVGTFYIRSRPESPPFIKKGDTVDPGQTLCIVEAMKLMNEIQAEKKCRVVDILVDDGESVEYGQPLVIIEPI